A genomic region of Alphaproteobacteria bacterium contains the following coding sequences:
- a CDS encoding class I SAM-dependent methyltransferase encodes MDFAKVPIENVKSYWDKRPCNIRHSTKPVGTKEYFDEVEARKYFVEPHIPGFAEFERWNGKKVLEIGCGLGTDTINFARAGATVTAVDLSTESLNLAKQRAEVMGLADKITFYNCNSEELSKTVPVETYDLIYSFGVLHHTPHPDVALAEIRKYAKPGTEIKIMMYYKWSWKVFWILAQEGFRFDQTDALIAKHSEAQTGCPVTYIYTKKTLTEYVERQGFEVKDIFVDHIFPYFIPDYVKYIYRFEWFFAWMPKPLFRWLEKRFGWHVCVTAVAH; translated from the coding sequence ATGGATTTTGCCAAAGTACCCATCGAAAACGTGAAATCCTATTGGGATAAGCGCCCATGCAATATCCGCCATTCCACTAAGCCCGTTGGCACCAAAGAGTATTTTGACGAGGTTGAGGCACGTAAATATTTTGTTGAACCGCATATTCCCGGGTTTGCCGAGTTTGAACGGTGGAATGGCAAAAAAGTATTGGAAATCGGCTGCGGGCTTGGCACCGACACCATCAATTTTGCCCGTGCAGGTGCGACCGTGACAGCGGTTGATCTATCAACCGAAAGTTTGAACCTTGCCAAGCAGCGTGCAGAGGTTATGGGGCTTGCCGATAAAATCACATTTTATAATTGTAACTCCGAAGAGCTAAGCAAAACAGTTCCTGTAGAAACATACGATCTTATCTATTCATTCGGCGTGTTACACCACACCCCGCATCCTGATGTTGCGCTGGCAGAAATTCGCAAATACGCCAAGCCCGGCACTGAAATTAAAATTATGATGTATTACAAATGGTCGTGGAAAGTGTTTTGGATATTAGCGCAGGAAGGCTTCCGCTTTGATCAAACGGATGCGCTGATTGCCAAACATTCCGAAGCACAAACGGGCTGCCCCGTAACTTATATCTATACCAAGAAAACCTTGACCGAATATGTGGAACGGCAGGGGTTTGAAGTGAAAGATATTTTTGTTGATCACATTTTTCCGTATTTCATTCCTGATTATGTGAAATACATCTATCGCTTCGAGTGGTTTTTTGCGTGGATGCCGAAACCATTATTTCGCTGGCTTGAAAAACGCTTTGGTTGGCATGTGTGCGTAACTGCGGTTGCCCACTAA
- a CDS encoding nucleotide sugar dehydrogenase — protein sequence MSSLSLSVIGLGKLGSPFAAVMAAKGYRVTAVDKNKKFVMAINGGIAPVPEPQLQEFIKKGRARLRATMNMEEAVLNSDVTFIIVPTPSGKDGVFNNAFVLSAIKEMGPAIKKKKTRHIIVVTSTVMPGSSDSIIRETIEKATGKIVGDSIGYCYNPEFIALGSVIGDMLDPDFILIGESDARSGKTVGDIYKKVCGKDTILHRMNCVNAELTKLSINTFVTAKISYANMLTDICERLPGADVDVVTAAVGADSRIGKKYLKGAVAYGGPCFPRDNIALSMMARKLGARVDLSFATDRINDYQTERLNKRIEKMFPSGAHIGIAGMSYKPDTPVIERSAGMALAAQLLRNGYKVSITDPLAAKAAKAALNDKVSVVPDIKTLGAKVDVLLVMNAQHEYRKLTIGKRKNPLVIFDCWRIYDPNKFGKKAVLLALGRGNSFVKKKAG from the coding sequence ATGTCTTCTCTATCTCTTTCCGTTATTGGCCTTGGAAAGCTTGGCTCTCCCTTTGCTGCGGTCATGGCCGCCAAGGGCTATCGCGTAACTGCGGTTGATAAGAATAAAAAATTCGTCATGGCTATTAATGGCGGCATAGCCCCTGTGCCGGAACCGCAATTACAGGAATTCATCAAAAAAGGTCGCGCCCGTTTGCGCGCCACAATGAATATGGAAGAGGCGGTTCTGAATTCCGATGTCACGTTCATCATCGTGCCGACCCCTTCTGGCAAAGATGGTGTATTCAATAACGCCTTTGTGCTTAGTGCGATAAAGGAAATGGGGCCGGCCATTAAAAAGAAAAAAACACGGCATATTATTGTGGTCACATCTACGGTAATGCCCGGCTCTAGCGATAGTATTATCCGCGAGACGATTGAGAAAGCGACCGGCAAGATTGTGGGCGATAGCATCGGGTATTGCTATAATCCTGAATTTATCGCGCTGGGCAGTGTGATTGGCGATATGCTTGATCCTGACTTTATTTTAATTGGCGAATCCGATGCGCGGTCAGGCAAAACCGTCGGCGATATCTACAAAAAAGTGTGCGGCAAGGACACCATTTTGCACCGTATGAACTGTGTGAACGCCGAACTTACTAAACTCTCGATTAACACCTTTGTCACCGCTAAAATTTCTTATGCGAATATGCTCACTGATATTTGCGAACGCTTGCCCGGCGCAGATGTGGATGTAGTGACAGCGGCCGTCGGCGCTGACAGCCGTATCGGCAAAAAATATCTTAAAGGGGCGGTGGCTTATGGTGGCCCCTGCTTTCCGCGAGACAACATCGCGTTATCGATGATGGCGCGCAAATTGGGTGCGCGGGTTGATTTATCCTTTGCGACTGACCGCATCAATGATTATCAAACAGAGCGTTTGAATAAGCGCATTGAGAAAATGTTTCCGTCCGGCGCGCATATCGGTATTGCCGGCATGTCGTATAAACCAGATACGCCCGTAATTGAACGCAGCGCGGGTATGGCGCTTGCCGCGCAATTGCTGCGCAATGGCTATAAGGTATCGATTACCGACCCGCTTGCCGCAAAAGCAGCAAAAGCAGCGTTAAATGACAAAGTGTCGGTTGTTCCTGACATTAAAACGCTTGGCGCAAAAGTGGATGTGTTGCTGGTGATGAATGCGCAACACGAATATCGCAAGCTCACTATTGGTAAGCGCAAAAATCCGTTGGTGATTTTCGATTGCTGGCGCATATATGACCCGAACAAATTTGGAAAGAAGGCTGTATTGCTGGCACTTGGCCGCGGCAACAGTTTTGTAAAGAAAAAGGCAGGATAA
- a CDS encoding glycosyltransferase family 4 protein encodes MTPDKNLSLFQRMSKPSNEAELPAYLHVPLQQKAFTIADSDYKLTDVEKQMRHSGLLFDYLHRRFGRDGGALNTVLLTEDLLKWLNQPAPGNYPLPITNLLWLIANYVTPFDRLCDIKTKKGIEDLYTEVAGKYYVGMNLPSRLLPDAVFDYLAQDYPCARSPHEPALPLSRGMAQVWRDFIPEVPFAPADAMARITFFMRFLMLVQMTEIDLRLFSPQLVKYLNGPLFPSDMNNVHATGLIYEVLRLAGMGDVAGWKNPSQVTDYIKRFYNGAFATLPLPKSVGEHHLALASQFGLLQKPPIFLAGDTKARKKYIMEDEPALPQDTGKAWVNLIDVGETNATFNSITRRLIQAIQTAQVSMTTLLPPYEPYLGIVKANNLITSPWGKLNIFAVDASKCADVMLSQGLSTMNGRTNIGYCTWETSKLPRAHRAGLDLLDEIWVPSEYVKSVFAVATSKPVHVMPYPVTVMQPSPDISRKTYGLPNDVFVFVTAFDCFDLMARKNPLAVVAAFQRAFPNNPDVRLLIKTRNIEKGNAPKEHAARHKLQEAAQKDTRIILYHNNYSDVEMASFLNLADCYVSLHRSSAYGRTIMESMLLGKPVIVTKGSGTADFANVKTALLVDAVECSIVYDAYKFLDQEKGHQWLDPDLAQATKAMQRVVEDKAFAANLAKAGQAHIAANYNPEVTGARLRKRIEELMK; translated from the coding sequence GTGACTCCAGATAAAAATCTTTCGCTATTCCAACGCATGTCCAAGCCTTCGAACGAAGCGGAACTGCCAGCCTATCTGCATGTGCCCTTGCAGCAAAAGGCATTCACAATAGCCGATTCAGATTACAAGCTGACTGATGTTGAAAAACAAATGCGCCATAGCGGTTTGTTGTTTGATTATCTGCACCGCCGTTTTGGCCGTGATGGCGGTGCGCTTAATACGGTTTTATTGACCGAAGATTTATTGAAATGGCTTAATCAGCCCGCGCCCGGCAATTATCCATTGCCGATTACCAATTTACTGTGGCTGATTGCCAATTATGTTACGCCGTTTGACCGTCTATGCGATATCAAAACCAAAAAAGGTATCGAAGATTTATATACCGAGGTTGCAGGTAAATATTATGTAGGCATGAATTTGCCATCGCGCCTGCTTCCCGATGCCGTATTTGATTATTTAGCGCAGGATTATCCCTGCGCACGCTCGCCGCATGAACCAGCACTGCCGTTATCCCGTGGCATGGCACAAGTGTGGCGTGATTTTATACCCGAAGTTCCTTTTGCTCCCGCTGATGCGATGGCGCGTATCACTTTTTTCATGCGCTTTTTAATGCTTGTGCAAATGACCGAAATTGATTTGCGGTTATTTTCTCCGCAACTGGTCAAATACCTCAACGGGCCATTATTCCCCAGCGATATGAATAATGTACATGCAACGGGGCTAATTTACGAAGTACTTCGTCTTGCCGGAATGGGCGATGTGGCGGGTTGGAAAAATCCAAGCCAGGTTACCGATTATATAAAGCGTTTTTACAATGGCGCATTTGCAACGCTGCCCTTGCCAAAATCGGTTGGAGAGCATCATCTAGCATTGGCATCCCAGTTTGGGTTGCTGCAAAAGCCGCCTATATTTTTAGCGGGTGATACCAAGGCACGTAAGAAATATATTATGGAAGATGAACCTGCGCTGCCGCAGGACACCGGTAAAGCATGGGTAAACCTGATTGATGTTGGCGAAACCAACGCAACTTTTAATAGTATTACGCGCCGTTTGATACAGGCCATTCAAACCGCGCAGGTATCGATGACCACGTTGTTGCCGCCCTATGAACCCTATCTTGGCATTGTGAAGGCAAATAACTTAATTACCTCGCCATGGGGCAAATTGAATATTTTTGCGGTGGATGCCAGCAAGTGCGCCGATGTAATGCTATCGCAGGGCCTTTCAACCATGAATGGTCGCACCAATATCGGCTATTGCACATGGGAGACCAGCAAGCTACCCCGCGCGCATCGCGCTGGTCTTGATTTGCTCGATGAAATATGGGTTCCCAGTGAATATGTAAAATCGGTATTTGCAGTAGCAACCAGCAAGCCCGTACATGTTATGCCATACCCTGTCACGGTCATGCAGCCCAGCCCAGATATATCACGCAAAACATACGGTCTGCCGAATGATGTGTTTGTATTTGTTACTGCGTTTGATTGTTTTGATTTAATGGCGCGCAAGAACCCGCTTGCCGTTGTTGCTGCGTTTCAGCGTGCATTTCCGAATAATCCTGATGTGCGGTTACTTATTAAAACACGCAATATTGAAAAAGGAAATGCGCCGAAAGAACATGCTGCTCGCCATAAATTGCAGGAAGCAGCGCAAAAAGATACGCGCATTATCCTTTATCACAATAATTACTCGGATGTGGAAATGGCGTCCTTCCTCAATCTGGCTGATTGTTATGTCAGCTTGCATCGTTCCTCTGCCTATGGACGAACGATTATGGAATCCATGCTATTGGGCAAGCCTGTTATCGTAACGAAAGGTTCCGGTACTGCCGATTTTGCAAATGTTAAAACCGCATTACTGGTCGATGCAGTGGAGTGCAGTATTGTCTATGATGCCTATAAATTCCTTGATCAGGAAAAAGGCCATCAATGGCTCGACCCTGATCTTGCACAGGCAACCAAAGCCATGCAGCGTGTTGTGGAAGATAAGGCTTTTGCCGCAAACCTTGCCAAGGCAGGGCAGGCGCATATTGCGGCCAATTATAATCCTGAAGTTACTGGCGCACGGTTGCGTAAGCGTATTGAGGAATTGATGAAATGA
- a CDS encoding NAD-dependent epimerase/dehydratase family protein yields the protein MTVNLAKDAKNDVIVVTGAGGFIGGHLVARLRTQGFTKIRAVDVKPLTEWYQRFDDIDNRQGNLKEMQTCYNVCKDAKIVFNLAADMGGMWFIERFKAECMLSVLISTNMLLAARDSGVDRFFYASSACVYNAEKQKQAAVTPLREEDAYPALCEDGYGWEKLFSERMARHFMEDYFMTTRVARFHNVYGPQGTYDGGREKAPAAICRKIANAKISGHHEIDIWGDGEQTRSFMYIDDCLEGSMRIMESDCNVPLNLGSDELVTINQMVSIVEGIAGIKLKRNYQLDAPQGVRGRNSDNTKIKKEIGWAPGITLQTGLEKTYAWIYNELKKPESERKAAFVEKTDDRYAGTLGMSALAGLPKDIPAMGLFKSEDKAKKFV from the coding sequence ATGACCGTGAATTTAGCTAAAGATGCAAAAAATGATGTAATCGTAGTTACAGGCGCGGGTGGTTTCATCGGCGGTCATCTGGTTGCACGATTACGCACTCAAGGTTTTACAAAAATACGTGCGGTTGATGTAAAACCGCTGACCGAATGGTATCAGCGTTTCGACGATATTGATAACCGTCAAGGTAATCTCAAGGAGATGCAGACCTGTTACAATGTCTGCAAGGATGCAAAGATTGTGTTCAACCTTGCTGCGGATATGGGCGGCATGTGGTTTATCGAACGGTTTAAGGCCGAATGCATGTTATCGGTGCTGATTAGCACCAATATGTTATTGGCGGCACGTGACAGCGGGGTTGATCGTTTTTTCTATGCATCATCTGCGTGTGTTTATAATGCCGAGAAACAAAAACAGGCAGCCGTAACACCCTTGCGAGAAGAAGATGCATATCCAGCGTTATGTGAAGATGGCTATGGCTGGGAAAAACTGTTCTCCGAACGTATGGCGCGCCATTTTATGGAAGATTATTTTATGACCACGCGGGTTGCGCGGTTCCATAATGTGTATGGCCCGCAAGGCACCTATGATGGTGGGCGCGAAAAAGCCCCCGCGGCCATTTGCCGTAAAATCGCTAATGCCAAAATTTCCGGTCACCACGAAATTGATATATGGGGTGATGGCGAGCAAACCCGCAGCTTTATGTACATTGATGATTGTTTGGAGGGATCCATGCGCATCATGGAGAGCGATTGCAACGTGCCGCTGAATTTGGGCAGTGATGAATTGGTGACAATTAATCAAATGGTCAGCATCGTCGAAGGTATCGCAGGCATTAAGCTTAAACGCAATTACCAATTGGATGCACCGCAAGGTGTACGTGGCCGTAACAGCGACAATACCAAGATAAAAAAAGAAATTGGCTGGGCGCCGGGTATTACCTTGCAAACGGGTTTGGAAAAAACCTATGCGTGGATTTATAACGAATTGAAGAAGCCAGAGAGCGAACGCAAGGCCGCGTTTGTCGAAAAAACCGATGACCGTTATGCAGGCACTTTGGGTATGTCGGCTTTGGCAGGCCTTCCCAAGGATATTCCGGCGATGGGTCTGTTCAAATCAGAAGATAAAGCGAAGAAGTTTGTTTAG
- a CDS encoding efflux transporter outer membrane subunit, which translates to MNKVAMNRIIVTVSSLLLASCTLAPDLVMPDTQTPEAFKEAAKAPASNEKIADGAWAPARTDLLAGGPWWYVFNDKQLDELIAEAKQQNPTLEAAKARLEQARARSGIADSTLFPRLDVGAGPTIGQPSAVSLGLPHGSMSKTTYTYTASGTVSYEADLFGGNRAASNSAELSAASAEAAYHAAMLSLEADVAQAYYALRSLDREQEILNTTQKLREETRDLTKRSLKIGDVSELDVTRAEAELAQTKSESLEVGRRRAEAEHNLALLLGKPPAKLNMKKNAISGVPPVVPAGVPSELLQRRPDIQAAQKQMAAANERIGVARAAFWPVLNLTASGGFQSNQLGQLFDWSSRTWLLGPLVGTMLTAPIFDAGRNFSNLALSKAEFQEAVANYRQSVLVAFKEVEDQLSGLRYLKGEAEAQAEGVRAARKAFSIAKTRYENGYISYLEFIDAQRSLLAAERGEVQVLGGRYVATVQLIRALGGSWSTKDMQTATPVVAPETATVDSAKKTNP; encoded by the coding sequence ATGAATAAGGTAGCCATGAATAGAATTATCGTCACCGTTTCTTCCTTGCTGCTCGCAAGCTGCACCCTCGCACCTGATTTGGTGATGCCCGATACGCAAACACCCGAAGCATTCAAGGAAGCTGCAAAGGCACCAGCATCCAACGAAAAAATTGCGGATGGTGCGTGGGCACCCGCACGCACTGATTTATTGGCGGGCGGGCCATGGTGGTATGTATTTAATGACAAGCAACTGGATGAACTGATCGCAGAAGCAAAACAGCAAAACCCAACACTCGAAGCAGCAAAAGCCCGCCTCGAACAGGCACGCGCGCGTTCAGGAATTGCAGATAGTACATTATTCCCGCGCCTTGATGTGGGTGCTGGTCCAACAATTGGTCAGCCATCAGCCGTTTCGCTTGGCTTACCCCATGGCAGCATGTCAAAAACCACCTATACCTATACGGCTTCGGGCACGGTTTCATATGAAGCGGATTTGTTTGGTGGTAATCGCGCTGCATCGAATTCAGCAGAATTGAGTGCTGCAAGTGCCGAGGCAGCCTATCATGCTGCGATGCTATCGCTCGAAGCAGATGTCGCGCAGGCCTATTATGCCCTGCGTTCACTTGACCGCGAACAGGAAATTTTAAATACCACGCAAAAGCTTCGCGAAGAAACCCGCGATTTGACCAAGCGCAGTTTAAAAATCGGTGATGTCAGCGAACTTGACGTTACGCGCGCTGAAGCCGAGCTTGCGCAAACCAAGTCCGAAAGTTTGGAAGTAGGCAGACGGCGCGCCGAAGCCGAACATAACCTTGCATTATTGCTGGGTAAGCCGCCCGCCAAATTGAATATGAAAAAGAATGCCATTTCCGGTGTTCCGCCTGTTGTTCCTGCGGGCGTACCATCGGAATTGCTTCAGCGCCGCCCGGATATTCAAGCTGCGCAAAAGCAAATGGCAGCAGCAAATGAACGCATTGGGGTTGCCCGTGCCGCTTTCTGGCCAGTGCTTAACCTCACGGCGTCGGGCGGGTTCCAATCCAACCAACTGGGCCAGCTCTTTGACTGGTCAAGCCGCACATGGCTATTGGGACCGCTCGTTGGCACTATGCTGACTGCACCTATCTTTGATGCAGGTCGTAATTTCTCCAACCTTGCGTTGAGCAAAGCGGAATTTCAAGAAGCCGTTGCCAATTACCGCCAAAGTGTGTTGGTTGCGTTTAAGGAAGTTGAAGACCAGCTGAGTGGACTGCGTTATCTCAAAGGTGAAGCCGAAGCACAAGCCGAAGGGGTTCGCGCGGCGCGCAAAGCATTCTCGATTGCCAAGACGCGTTACGAAAATGGCTATATCAGCTATCTGGAATTTATCGATGCGCAGCGCTCACTACTTGCCGCTGAGCGTGGCGAAGTACAGGTCCTTGGTGGTCGTTACGTAGCCACCGTGCAGCTTATCCGCGCGCTGGGCGGTTCATGGAGTACGAAAGATATGCAAACCGCAACTCCAGTAGTAGCCCCAGAAACTGCAACCGTTGATTCTGCCAAGAAAACCAACCCGTAA
- the tldD gene encoding metalloprotease TldD: MNPLQQTNELFFNRSGMDEGRVTRLVQDTLKGLDDGELFLEYVSSENFVFDDGKLKMTNADTSQGFGLRGVVGDVTGLAHATTLDEAAIKRAAQTVQAVKIGRTGTAAMDPAQTNRHLYADANPLNAMAFEDKIALLQAMDTYARGKDPRVSQVSVTLAGSWQAVQIIRASGQRLADIRPLVRLNVSVIMRDGTRQESGWAGGGGREAYARFVEPKYWMPMVDTAVAMAETNLRSVDAPAGETTVVLGPGWPGVLLHEAIGHGLEGDFNRKKTSVFTSLLGSRVAAPGVTVVDDGAIENRRGSLTIDDEGTPTQRTVLIEDGILVGYMQDRLNGRLMGTGSTGNGRRQGFAHKPMPRMTNTHMMSGSYAPQEIIASVKNGIYAAQFGGGQVDITSGKFVFSAQEAYKIEGGKITTPIKGATLIGSGADALKKISMVGNDSALDGGIGTCGKDGQSVPVGVGQPTMKIDGMTVGGAAV, encoded by the coding sequence ATGAACCCCCTTCAACAAACCAATGAACTCTTTTTTAACCGTTCCGGAATGGATGAAGGCCGCGTCACGCGCCTTGTTCAGGATACGTTAAAAGGCCTCGATGATGGCGAGTTATTTCTGGAATATGTATCAAGCGAAAATTTTGTGTTTGATGACGGCAAGCTAAAAATGACCAATGCCGATACATCGCAAGGTTTTGGATTGCGCGGGGTGGTTGGCGATGTCACGGGTCTTGCCCATGCTACCACATTGGATGAAGCAGCCATCAAACGCGCTGCGCAAACCGTGCAGGCAGTAAAGATAGGTCGCACAGGAACAGCAGCGATGGATCCTGCGCAAACCAATCGCCACTTATATGCTGATGCTAATCCGCTAAATGCCATGGCCTTTGAAGATAAGATTGCATTATTGCAGGCGATGGATACATATGCCCGCGGTAAAGATCCGCGTGTGTCACAGGTTAGCGTGACGCTGGCAGGCTCATGGCAGGCGGTGCAAATCATTCGCGCCTCAGGCCAACGCCTTGCCGATATCCGCCCCTTGGTGCGTTTAAATGTCAGTGTCATCATGCGCGATGGCACGCGTCAGGAATCCGGCTGGGCTGGCGGCGGTGGGCGCGAAGCCTATGCACGTTTCGTTGAACCAAAATACTGGATGCCTATGGTCGATACCGCCGTTGCCATGGCAGAAACCAATCTGCGCTCGGTTGATGCACCGGCGGGTGAAACCACCGTGGTGCTTGGCCCAGGCTGGCCGGGCGTATTGTTGCATGAGGCCATCGGCCATGGATTAGAGGGGGATTTCAACCGCAAAAAAACATCCGTGTTCACATCATTGCTGGGCAGCCGTGTGGCAGCCCCCGGCGTAACGGTGGTGGATGATGGTGCAATTGAAAATCGACGCGGGTCACTAACCATAGATGATGAAGGTACACCAACCCAACGCACTGTGCTGATTGAAGACGGTATCTTGGTTGGCTACATGCAAGATAGATTAAATGGCCGTTTAATGGGTACCGGTTCAACTGGTAACGGCCGTCGTCAAGGGTTTGCGCATAAACCCATGCCTCGCATGACCAATACGCATATGATGTCGGGCAGCTATGCGCCGCAGGAAATCATTGCTTCGGTTAAAAACGGAATTTACGCCGCGCAATTCGGTGGCGGGCAGGTGGATATTACCTCCGGTAAGTTCGTATTTTCCGCACAGGAAGCATATAAAATCGAAGGTGGTAAAATTACTACGCCGATTAAAGGCGCAACCCTGATTGGTAGCGGCGCAGATGCATTGAAAAAAATTAGCATGGTTGGGAATGATAGCGCGCTGGATGGCGGCATTGGCACCTGCGGTAAGGATGGGCAAAGCGTGCCCGTGGGGGTAGGCCAGCCCACCATGAAGATTGACGGCATGACCGTCGGCGGAGCCGCTGTTTAA